Proteins from a single region of Ziziphus jujuba cultivar Dongzao chromosome 1, ASM3175591v1:
- the LOC107419494 gene encoding uncharacterized protein LOC107419494 isoform X2: protein MYLSFTYTMVHGLDEKLGTEKISVSDHINGFDYNTDKSDSFVIDMGSFSNGANKDATANSRITLQRSFSRKGSQRVSEKKLNSHSNANDKDSTIAIPTSRGALVGSSTPEKAAAVAVGTVDNLSSSSPQTHHQITITAGNISTSTDGRCVVRRNSFRRSSSWGLEPKKVLLFFATLSSMGSILLIYFTLSMSKYSADENGLDWQQ from the exons ATGTATCTGAGTTTTACGTATACGATG GTTCACGGATTGGATGAAAAACTGGGTACCGAGAAAATCTCTGTTTCCGATCACATAAACGGTTTTGACTACAACACGGATAAATCTGATAGCTTTGTTATTGACATGGGAAGCTTCTCCAATGGCGCCAATAAAGATGCCACTGCAAATTCAAGAATCACA TTGCAGAGAAGTTTTTCCAGGAAAGGGTCTCAGCGTGTTTCGGAGAAGAAGCTTAATTCTCATTCAAATGCTAATGATAAAGATTCTACCATTGCTATACCAACATCAAGAG GTGCACTTGTAGGTTCTAGCACGCCAGAAAAGGCTGCTGCGGTGGCGGTAGGGACTGTGGATAATTTGAGCAGCAGCAGCCCACAAACCCATCATCAGATCACCATCACAGCCGGCAACATTAGCACCAGCACTGATGGCAGATGCGTGGTTCGGAGAAATAGTTTCCGGCGTTCTTCTTCATGGGGTCTTGAACCTAAGaaggttcttttatttttcgcCACCTT GTCGAGCATGGGATCAATCTTACTTATCTACTTCACTCTTTCAATGAGCAAGTACAGTGCAGATGAAAATGGACTTGATTGGCAGCAATGA
- the LOC107419494 gene encoding uncharacterized protein LOC107419494 isoform X3, giving the protein MTEMAENPKLVHGLDEKLGTEKISVSDHINGFDYNTDKSDSFVIDMGSFSNGANKDATANSRITRSFSRKGSQRVSEKKLNSHSNANDKDSTIAIPTSRGALVGSSTPEKAAAVAVGTVDNLSSSSPQTHHQITITAGNISTSTDGRCVVRRNSFRRSSSWGLEPKKVLLFFATLSSMGSILLIYFTLSMSKYSADENGLDWQQ; this is encoded by the exons ATGACGGAAATGGCGGAAAATCCAAAgttg GTTCACGGATTGGATGAAAAACTGGGTACCGAGAAAATCTCTGTTTCCGATCACATAAACGGTTTTGACTACAACACGGATAAATCTGATAGCTTTGTTATTGACATGGGAAGCTTCTCCAATGGCGCCAATAAAGATGCCACTGCAAATTCAAGAATCACA AGAAGTTTTTCCAGGAAAGGGTCTCAGCGTGTTTCGGAGAAGAAGCTTAATTCTCATTCAAATGCTAATGATAAAGATTCTACCATTGCTATACCAACATCAAGAG GTGCACTTGTAGGTTCTAGCACGCCAGAAAAGGCTGCTGCGGTGGCGGTAGGGACTGTGGATAATTTGAGCAGCAGCAGCCCACAAACCCATCATCAGATCACCATCACAGCCGGCAACATTAGCACCAGCACTGATGGCAGATGCGTGGTTCGGAGAAATAGTTTCCGGCGTTCTTCTTCATGGGGTCTTGAACCTAAGaaggttcttttatttttcgcCACCTT GTCGAGCATGGGATCAATCTTACTTATCTACTTCACTCTTTCAATGAGCAAGTACAGTGCAGATGAAAATGGACTTGATTGGCAGCAATGA
- the LOC107421062 gene encoding probable pyruvate, phosphate dikinase regulatory protein, chloroplastic has translation MFASSSFNLQSLGPTSASLVPEPNPQTPRSSISLHFDVEPQPKSESDTQSQSRKLKGSPQLNRWSRARAVRLGRKLDRLSHGPQAVELPLPAQPREGGADQEPTALSPNDAVGAHTVGKSIYMVSDGTGWTTEHAVNAALGQFEHCLVDRGCPVNTHLFSGIDDVEQLMEIIKQAAKEGAMIVYTLADPSMAESAKQACKLWGIPSTDILGPITEAVASHLGVSPSWLPRGAPGRNFPLSDEYFRRIEAIEFTIKQDDGALPQNLHKADIILAGVSRTGKTPLSIYLAQKGYKVANVPIVKGVDLPKTLFRVDPEKVFGLTINPVVLQTIRKARAKSLGFSNQMRSNYSEMDYVREELGFARIVFSQNPGWPVIEVTGKAIEETAAVVLRLYHDRKHKSSMPRISKRY, from the exons ATGTTTGCTTCTTCAAGCTTCAACCTCCAGAGCCTGGGTCCCACATCCGCATCTTTGGTCCCGGAGCCTAATCCCCAAACTCCACGCTCCTCCATCTCTCTCCATTTCGACGTCGAACCCCAACCCAAATCCGAGTCCGACACGCAGTCTCAGTCTCGGAAGCTCAAAGGCAGCCCTCAGCTCAACCGCTGGTCAAGGGCTCGCGCCGTACGCCTCGGTCGGAAATTGGACCGCCTCAGTCATGGCCCACAGGCTGTGGAACTGCCCCTTCCAGCCCAGCCCAGAGAGGGTGGCGCCGATCAAGAGCCCACCGCTCTATCGCCAAACGACGCCGTCGGAGCCCACACGGTGGGGAAGTCCATATACATGGTTTCCGATGGAACTGGTTGGACCACCGAGCACGCCGTCAACGCGGCGTTGGGTCAGTTCGAGCACTGCTTGGTGGATCGTGGTTGTCCCGTAAATACCCATCTGTTTTCCGGG aTTGATGATGTTGAGCAATTAATGGAGATCATAAAGCAAGCAGCTAAAGAAGGAGCTATGATTGTGTACACTTTAGCTGACCCGTCAATGGCGGAGTCTGCTAAGCAAGCCTGCAAGCTATGGGGTATACCTTCGACTGACATACTGGGTCCAATCACAGAGGCTGTTGCTTCTCATCTGGGTGTCTCTCCGTCTTGGCTTCCTCGCGGAGCTCCGGGCCGGAATTTTCCACTATCCGATGAATACTTTCGTCGGATCGAAGCAATTGAATTTACCATCAAGCAAGACGATGGAGCATTGCCTCAGAACTTGCACAAAGCTGATATCATTCTCGCCGGCGTTTCTCGTACTGGGAAAACGCCGTTGTCTATTTATCTGGCGCAGAAAGGATACAAAGTCGCAAATGTGCCCATTGTAAAGGGTGTTGATTTGCCCAAGACCCTGTTTCGGGTAGACCCAGAAAAGGTTTTTGGTTTGACTATAAATCCCGTAGTGTTGCAAACGATTAGGAAAGCAAGAGCTAAGAGTCTGGGATTTAGTAACCAAATGAGGAGTAATTACTCAGAGATGGATTATGTTAGAGAGGAACTGGGATTCGCTCGCATAGTTTTTTCACAGAATCCTGGCTGGCCTGTAATTG AGGTAACAGGAAAAGCTATAGAAGAAACAGCAGCTGTAGTACTGAGGCTATATCATGACCGCAAGCATAAGAGCTCAATGCCTAGGATTTCAAAGCGATATTGA
- the LOC107419494 gene encoding uncharacterized protein LOC107419494 isoform X1, whose amino-acid sequence MTEMAENPKLVHGLDEKLGTEKISVSDHINGFDYNTDKSDSFVIDMGSFSNGANKDATANSRITLQRSFSRKGSQRVSEKKLNSHSNANDKDSTIAIPTSRGALVGSSTPEKAAAVAVGTVDNLSSSSPQTHHQITITAGNISTSTDGRCVVRRNSFRRSSSWGLEPKKVLLFFATLSSMGSILLIYFTLSMSKYSADENGLDWQQ is encoded by the exons ATGACGGAAATGGCGGAAAATCCAAAgttg GTTCACGGATTGGATGAAAAACTGGGTACCGAGAAAATCTCTGTTTCCGATCACATAAACGGTTTTGACTACAACACGGATAAATCTGATAGCTTTGTTATTGACATGGGAAGCTTCTCCAATGGCGCCAATAAAGATGCCACTGCAAATTCAAGAATCACA TTGCAGAGAAGTTTTTCCAGGAAAGGGTCTCAGCGTGTTTCGGAGAAGAAGCTTAATTCTCATTCAAATGCTAATGATAAAGATTCTACCATTGCTATACCAACATCAAGAG GTGCACTTGTAGGTTCTAGCACGCCAGAAAAGGCTGCTGCGGTGGCGGTAGGGACTGTGGATAATTTGAGCAGCAGCAGCCCACAAACCCATCATCAGATCACCATCACAGCCGGCAACATTAGCACCAGCACTGATGGCAGATGCGTGGTTCGGAGAAATAGTTTCCGGCGTTCTTCTTCATGGGGTCTTGAACCTAAGaaggttcttttatttttcgcCACCTT GTCGAGCATGGGATCAATCTTACTTATCTACTTCACTCTTTCAATGAGCAAGTACAGTGCAGATGAAAATGGACTTGATTGGCAGCAATGA
- the LOC132799468 gene encoding uncharacterized protein LOC132799468 — protein sequence MESGDNRNMPTQTAGIQMPSSASHDLFNALYRVYYGTKSAKELWETLDQKYKIEKAGSGKFVTGRLLDYMMVDAKPLMNQVHELQVLIQEMLNEGMIINEALQVACMIEKLPPSWSDFRNYLKHKRKEMDIEALISKLHIEDDNRKSDKRASNAVLKANIVEHGQNSKNKKKIGKVSKLGPKGGISKKSQVMANGTVVEALRERVAHLEDYLGATPSYASVSISVEMERFAANLDSLSHNVASFITETHEKQSALMEDIETFTDAMKFQLQVMEEEFAVLRRSAHSTPSSLSVDTLPSKIKVPYPKPFNGARDAKELENFLWDMEQYFNAGHCPYHEKVMVTSMYLTGDDKLWWQTHLQDDDNANRPKIQTWEVLKKELKDQFLPYNTAWVARESLKKLKHTGNIQDYVKEFRLLMLDIKNMSEEDKLFNFFSSLQGRAQAGLKRQGVKTLPAAFAAANGLLDFKYMDSSSSSNDNNKKKNGDDKKSKEGKNGNRWRKQKEDESSKSKKTDQFGGKSKHNTKNNVGCFICNGPHRAHDCPKKEKINTLVAKDGNGDVGESAPLRVVPLQLMNVVTVGESKLQHGLFYVAAKINGKEVMALLDTGATHNFVAQRRFKDLGLSITQHSSRIKAFNSAAQPVCVMTVANLKIGGWDSECSFMVVPLDDFDVILGIDFFINAEVTLMSYKKRIVISGGMCPCFVECTLAGKVHGKKQQKTISTLQFKNSLKKDVDTFVAALLEIKPDQTMEVPNAVAGILEEFTDVMPPQLPKTLPPCQAFNHKIDLEPGTRPHARAPYRMTLSELVELRKQLDELIDAGCIQQFKAPCAPVLFLKKQDGSLRLCVDYRALNKITMKNKYPVRIAESDEQKIVCVTRYGSYEFLVMPFGLTNAPATFCNLMNDVLCEFLDRVVVVYLDDIVIYNESLDAHIKH from the exons ATGGAAAGTGGAGACAATAGGAATATGCCCACTCAAACTGCTGGGATTCAGATGCCTTCTTCTGCTAGTCAC GACCTTTTTAATGCCCTGTATAGAGTATACTATGGCACGAAATCAGCTAAGGAGCTGTGGGAAACACTGGACCAAAAATACAAGATTGAAAAGGCTGGGTCCGGTAAGTTTGTTACAGGCCGACtcttggactacatgatggtggatgcGAAGCCATTAATGAATCaggtacatgagttgcaagtgctaATTCAAGAAATGCTTAATGAAGGGATGATTATAAATGAAGCTTTGCAAGTGGCTTGTATGATTGAAAAGCTACCTCCAagttggagtgacttcaggaattatcttAAGCAtaaaagaaaggagatggatatagAGGCTCTTATCAGCAAGCTTCACATTGAAGATGACAACAGAAAGTCCGATAAGAGAGCTTCGAATGCCGTATTGAAGGCTAATATTGTGGAGCATGGTCAAAactccaagaacaagaagaagattgGGAAAGTTTCCAAGTTGGGGCCtaaaggaggaatctccaagaag agccaagttATGGCTAATGGCACAGTGGTGGAGGCCCTGCGTGAGAGGGTGGCACACCTGGAGGATTATCTTGGTGCCACCCCATCTTATGCATCGGTGAGTATCTCGGTGGAGATGGAACGATTTGCTGCGAATTTAGACTCCCTTTCTCATAATGTTGCTTCTTTCATTACGGAGACGCATGAGAAGCAATCGGCCTTAATGGAGGATATAGAGACTTTCACGGATGCTATGAAGTTTCAGTTGCAAGTTATGGAAGAAGAATTTGCTGTGCTTCGTAGATCTGCACATAGTACACCTTCTTCTTTGTCGGTTGATACCCTTCCCTCGAAGATTAAAGTTCCTTATCCAAAGCCTTTTAATGGGGCTAGAGATGCAAAGGAATTAGAGAACTTTCTGTGGGACATGGAGCAATATTTCAATGCTGGCCATTGCCCATACCATGAGAAAGTGATGGTGACTAGCATGTATTTGACAGGAGATGATAAACTTTGGTGGCAGACACATTTGCAAGATGATGACAATGCAAACAGACCAAAGATACAGACGTGGGAGGTCTTGAAGAAGGAATTGAAGGATCAGTTCCTGCCTTATAACACGGCTTGGGTTGCTAGAGAATCCTTGAAGAAACTCAAACATACGGGCAATATTCAAGACTATGTGAAGGAATTCCGTTTGTTGATGTTGGACATTAAGAACATGTCGGAGGAAGACAAactctttaatttcttttctagcCTACAAGGAAGGGCACAAGCGGGGCTGAAAAGGCAAGGGGTGAAAACCTTACCCGCTGCCTTTGCTGCCGCAAATGGTTTGTTAGATTTCAAATACATggattcatcatcatcttctaatgacaataacaaaaagaagaatggtGATGATAAGaaatccaaggaaggcaaaaatGGGAATCGATGGAGGAAGCAGAAGGAAGATGAGTCGTCCAAGTCCAAGAAAACGGATCAGTTTGGTGGAAAATCGAAGCACAACACTAAGAATAATGTTGGCTGTTTCATATGCAATGGACCCCATAGAGCACATGATTGTCCGAAGAAGGAGAAGATTAATACTTTGGTCGCTAAGGATGGAAATGGCGATGTTGGTGAATCTGCTCCTTTAAGAGTTGTCCCTCTTCAATTAATGAACGTGGTGACCGTCGGGGAATCTAAATTGCAGCATGGACTTTTCTATGTTGCAGCAAAGATTAATGGGAAGGAAGTAATGGCGTTGTTGGATACGGGTGCTACACATAATTTCGTGGCACAGAGGAGATTCAAAGATCTAGGTTTGAGTATTACCCAACACTCAAGTCGGATCAAGGCCTTTAACTCGGCTGCACAACCTGTGTGTGTCATGACAGTAGCAAATTTGAAGATTGGTGGTTGGGATAGTGAGTGCAGTTTTATGGTGGTTCCCCTAGATGATTTTGATGTGATATTGGGCATCGATTTCTTCATCAATGCAGAGGTAACCCTGATGTCTTATAAGAAAAGAATTGTTATTTCTGGTGGTATGTGTCCATGCTTTGTGGAGTGCACTTTGGCTGGGAAAGTGCATGGGAAAAAGCAACAGAAGACGATTTCTACCTTGCAATTCAAGAATAGTTTGAAGAAAGATGTGGATACCTTTGTGGCAGCGTTATTGGAGATCAAACCTGACCAGACTATGGAAGTGCCAAATGCAGTTGCTGGCATATTAGAGGAGTTTACAGACGTGATGCCTCCTCAATTGCCTAAGACACTTCCCCCATGCCAAGCGTTTAATCATAAGATCGATTTGGAACCTGGTACAAGACCCCATGCTCGTGCTCCTTATCGAATGACCCTATCAGAATTGGTTGAGCTGCGAAAGCAATTGGATGAGTTGATTGATGCCGGTTGTATTCAACAGTTCAAGGCTCCTTGTGCTCCTGTTTTATTCCTAAAGAAACAGGATGGTTCGTTGAGGTTGTGTGTAGATTACAGAGCTTTGAACAAGATAACTATGAAGAACAAGTATCCG GTGCGGATTGCGGAAAGTGATGAACAAAAGATAGTGTGCGTGACAAGGTATGGCTCGTATGAATTCCTTGTGATGCCTTTTGGTCTCACCAACGCCCCTGCCACATTCTGTAACTTAATGAATGACGTACTGTGTGAGTTCCTGGATCGAGTTGTGGTGGTTTATCTGGATGATATTGTCATATACAATGAGAGCCTTGATGCTCACATTAAGCATTGA